In Xylanibacter ruminicola 23, a single genomic region encodes these proteins:
- a CDS encoding RagB/SusD family nutrient uptake outer membrane protein, whose amino-acid sequence MKNKILSIIAAGALMTGATSCIKEIDPQTSYATKDQVANAPGAFDNAVSAITSTLAGQFVYDSGDTRANDFGLPAFFLMRDVSGQDIAYPYINWFGAWYGADHLGPSWANSQYPWTYYFKWIKSCNEVISLAGEEPDADKKAGAGRAYFYRAYFYLDLARMFAQKPYGADKNSETVPIVTEKTAVADLANNPRATNEEMYQFILSDLDKAEEYLAGYKRENKYVPDQSVVYGMKARVYLDMQDWANAEAYAKKAQTGYTLMSADEYTDQETGFNTPNGAWMLGLTYKSDDPNITKNDGDSSWGSMMCIEIDPVASGCGYAANYGQPFCIDYHLYQTIPATDCRKKCYVDFAIDDMATRAEKLEALSAYSAHPDWLLDGSGTAAHGRGYIYTVGGLPLKFRVAGGEAGRANQYIGWVVAVPMMRVEEMYLIEAEAAGMQNEARGIELLTKFAKTRDANYEYGTHNEAYYNTSTSKFQNECWWQRRVEFWGEGLATFDIKRLQKGIIRSYAGTNHADQYQWNVETTPEWMNLCIVQTETNYNNACTNNPEPIAPSGNSAPYAW is encoded by the coding sequence ATGAAAAATAAGATATTATCAATCATAGCAGCTGGCGCACTGATGACAGGCGCAACAAGCTGTATCAAGGAGATTGACCCACAGACAAGTTACGCCACAAAGGATCAGGTGGCTAACGCTCCAGGTGCTTTCGACAACGCCGTTAGCGCCATCACATCAACACTCGCCGGACAGTTTGTTTACGACAGTGGCGACACTCGTGCTAACGACTTCGGACTGCCTGCATTCTTCCTGATGCGCGACGTTTCTGGTCAGGACATTGCTTATCCATACATCAACTGGTTTGGTGCTTGGTATGGTGCCGACCACCTGGGTCCAAGCTGGGCTAACTCACAGTACCCCTGGACTTACTACTTTAAGTGGATTAAGAGCTGTAACGAGGTTATCTCGCTGGCTGGCGAGGAACCCGATGCCGATAAGAAGGCTGGCGCAGGTCGCGCTTACTTCTATCGCGCATACTTCTATCTCGATCTGGCCCGCATGTTCGCTCAGAAGCCTTATGGTGCTGACAAGAATTCGGAGACAGTTCCCATCGTGACAGAGAAGACAGCTGTTGCCGACCTGGCAAACAACCCACGTGCCACTAACGAGGAGATGTATCAGTTCATCCTGAGCGACCTCGACAAGGCCGAGGAATATCTGGCTGGTTACAAACGCGAGAACAAGTATGTACCCGATCAGAGCGTCGTTTACGGTATGAAGGCCCGTGTATATCTTGACATGCAGGATTGGGCAAATGCCGAGGCTTATGCCAAGAAGGCTCAGACAGGTTATACGCTGATGAGTGCCGACGAGTACACCGATCAGGAAACTGGTTTCAACACACCTAACGGTGCCTGGATGCTGGGACTTACCTATAAGAGCGACGATCCTAACATCACTAAGAACGACGGTGACTCAAGCTGGGGTTCAATGATGTGTATCGAGATCGACCCTGTAGCTTCTGGTTGCGGTTACGCAGCTAACTACGGTCAGCCATTCTGCATCGACTACCACTTGTATCAGACAATCCCTGCAACCGACTGCCGCAAGAAGTGCTACGTTGACTTTGCTATCGACGATATGGCCACTCGTGCCGAGAAGTTAGAGGCCCTCTCTGCTTACAGTGCACACCCCGATTGGCTGCTCGATGGTTCAGGTACAGCCGCTCATGGTAGAGGTTACATCTATACCGTTGGTGGTCTGCCTCTGAAGTTCCGTGTTGCCGGTGGCGAGGCTGGTCGTGCTAACCAGTACATCGGTTGGGTAGTAGCAGTACCTATGATGCGCGTAGAGGAGATGTACCTGATTGAAGCCGAGGCTGCTGGTATGCAGAACGAGGCTCGTGGTATCGAGTTGCTGACCAAGTTTGCTAAGACTCGCGACGCCAACTACGAGTATGGCACTCACAACGAGGCTTACTACAACACCTCTACCTCTAAGTTCCAGAACGAGTGCTGGTGGCAGCGTCGTGTTGAGTTCTGGGGCGAGGGCTTGGCTACATTCGACATCAAGCGCCTCCAGAAGGGTATCATCCGTAGCTATGCAGGTACAAACCACGCCGACCAGTACCAGTGGAACGTAGAGACCACTCCAGAATGGATGAATCTGTGTATCGTACAGACAGAGACTAACTACAACAATGCTTGTACCAACAACCCAGAGCCAATTGCTCCATCAGGAAACTCTGCTCCATACGCTTGGTAA
- a CDS encoding ATP-binding protein, whose amino-acid sequence MDALFRKSDRLLANTSTEIVREIANTIHWNAQLISIIGAKGVGKSTLIKQYIKQNYEPGDRRVLYCSADTVDFSTRTLVELAEEFTVRGGELLAIDEIHKYKSGNTDWSREIKEIYELYPDLKLIVSGSSLLKLKEGDADLSRRAVKYTLAGLSFREALRFYHGLEFEKWTLDDILKHPYDLWQTVSTKCKPNALFKEYLKKGYYPFLLEGEGEYHTKIEQVVNYIIETELPQICKVDVANVRKLQALVAMICSEIPFALNANRIAAALEIGRDTVVEYLKYLGDAKVLNLLYSEKKKIGKLSKPDKVYLENPNIMYALAPTKVEIGTLRETFAVGSLTESHNVEYGKAQGDFLVDSKYTFEIGGRSKDFSQIAGIKDSYIFADDWDMPDGAKLPLWMLGFLY is encoded by the coding sequence ATGGATGCATTATTTAGAAAAAGCGACCGTTTACTGGCCAATACCAGCACAGAGATTGTACGCGAAATAGCAAATACAATCCATTGGAACGCCCAGCTAATTAGCATTATCGGTGCAAAAGGTGTGGGCAAGTCAACGCTCATTAAGCAGTATATCAAACAGAACTACGAACCTGGCGACAGGAGGGTTTTATACTGCTCAGCTGATACTGTCGACTTTTCAACGCGCACACTGGTGGAACTAGCCGAAGAGTTTACCGTAAGAGGCGGCGAGCTGCTAGCCATCGACGAAATCCACAAGTACAAATCGGGCAATACCGACTGGAGTCGTGAAATAAAGGAAATATACGAACTCTATCCCGACCTGAAGTTGATAGTAAGCGGATCATCACTACTTAAACTAAAAGAAGGCGATGCTGACCTGTCACGACGAGCCGTAAAATATACACTGGCAGGATTGTCGTTTCGCGAAGCTTTACGTTTTTATCATGGATTGGAGTTCGAAAAATGGACGTTAGACGACATTCTGAAGCACCCTTACGATTTATGGCAAACGGTGTCGACTAAGTGCAAGCCCAACGCACTGTTTAAGGAATATCTGAAAAAAGGCTACTACCCCTTTCTACTTGAAGGCGAGGGCGAGTATCACACAAAAATAGAGCAGGTGGTAAACTATATTATTGAAACAGAATTACCCCAGATATGCAAGGTTGACGTGGCCAATGTAAGAAAACTGCAGGCACTTGTGGCGATGATATGCAGCGAGATACCTTTTGCACTAAATGCCAACCGAATTGCCGCAGCCCTTGAAATTGGTCGCGACACGGTGGTGGAATACCTGAAATACCTGGGAGATGCCAAAGTATTAAATCTGCTTTACTCTGAAAAAAAGAAAATAGGCAAGCTCTCGAAACCCGATAAGGTATATCTCGAAAACCCCAATATCATGTATGCCCTAGCCCCTACCAAGGTTGAAATAGGAACACTACGCGAAACCTTTGCCGTGGGCAGTCTCACAGAGTCGCATAATGTTGAATACGGAAAAGCGCAAGGTGATTTTCTTGTTGACTCGAAGTACACATTCGAGATTGGCGGTCGCAGCAAGGATTTCTCGCAGATAGCAGGTATAAAGGATTCGTATATTTTTGCCGACGACTGGGATATGCCCGATGGTGCAAAACTCCCACTCTGGATGCTAGGTTTCTTATATTAA
- a CDS encoding smalltalk protein, which produces MSKKETLKFIVQMIASIATAIVTALGATSCMGM; this is translated from the coding sequence ATGAGTAAGAAAGAAACCCTGAAGTTCATCGTACAGATGATTGCAAGTATCGCAACGGCGATAGTAACCGCCCTGGGCGCCACCAGCTGTATGGGCATGTAG
- a CDS encoding DNA-binding protein, giving the protein MSIKVIAQRRELKIGKNPGAKRFVMRPDLYSAIAEKKVFTEAATHSGISAGVIKAAWEAAGAVIRTWATEGHSVPVPGLGTMRFGVRAKAVEKLDDVKTGLITTRRIVFTPSVDVKDELKNTSIQITCLDEDGTVLKRVTSGDSSDIEDPESGNTTDNGNTGGNGQNTGGNQGGGSHEPIGD; this is encoded by the coding sequence ATGAGTATCAAAGTTATTGCACAGCGCCGAGAGCTTAAGATCGGCAAGAACCCTGGGGCCAAGCGTTTCGTGATGCGCCCCGACCTGTACAGCGCCATCGCCGAGAAGAAGGTGTTTACCGAGGCAGCCACCCACTCGGGCATTAGCGCAGGTGTTATCAAGGCTGCATGGGAGGCAGCAGGCGCCGTTATCCGTACCTGGGCCACCGAGGGCCATTCGGTACCCGTGCCCGGACTGGGAACCATGCGATTCGGCGTGCGCGCCAAGGCCGTTGAGAAGCTCGATGACGTGAAGACCGGACTGATTACCACCCGTCGCATTGTGTTCACCCCATCGGTGGATGTGAAGGACGAGCTGAAGAACACCAGCATCCAGATTACCTGCCTTGACGAGGACGGCACCGTACTGAAGCGCGTAACCAGTGGCGACAGCAGCGACATCGAGGACCCTGAGAGCGGCAACACCACCGACAACGGTAACACCGGTGGCAACGGTCAGAACACCGGCGGCAACCAGGGTGGCGGCAGTCACGAGCCAATCGGAGATTGA
- a CDS encoding nucleotidyltransferase domain-containing protein produces MAERVLPKGSLLYLYGSRARGDWHDGSDWDLLLILDKPRLEHEDFNKYSYPFVEMGWDIGEDIRPHAYTKQEWFDGPHAMFYYNVEEDKQVLYGTK; encoded by the coding sequence GTGGCCGAAAGGGTCTTACCCAAGGGTAGTCTGTTGTATCTCTATGGGTCGCGTGCACGTGGAGACTGGCACGACGGTTCTGATTGGGATCTTCTGCTGATACTTGATAAGCCACGTCTTGAGCATGAGGATTTTAATAAGTATTCCTATCCGTTTGTTGAAATGGGATGGGATATAGGCGAGGATATTCGTCCCCATGCATATACTAAGCAAGAGTGGTTTGATGGTCCACATGCTATGTTCTATTATAATGTAGAAGAAGACAAACAAGTATTGTATGGAACTAAGTGA
- a CDS encoding HEPN domain-containing protein produces MELSDNERSTIVRMEMEKARKTFADMEFCAKEQKWEAAANRLYYALFHAVSALLISGGQNVKSHRGIMSLFGQHYVRTGLFTSEDGSLLSDLVIMRDNADYNLFFEANEEKITPYIEPTRLLIDKIAEFVIPKNS; encoded by the coding sequence ATGGAACTAAGTGATAACGAGAGATCAACCATCGTACGCATGGAAATGGAGAAGGCACGCAAAACTTTTGCCGATATGGAATTTTGTGCCAAAGAGCAGAAATGGGAGGCTGCTGCCAATCGCCTGTACTATGCTTTGTTTCATGCGGTATCAGCCTTACTTATCAGTGGCGGTCAGAATGTAAAAAGTCATCGTGGCATCATGTCTCTTTTCGGACAGCATTATGTTCGTACAGGACTATTTACGAGCGAAGATGGTTCACTCCTCTCTGACCTTGTGATTATGCGCGATAACGCAGACTATAACCTATTCTTTGAGGCGAACGAGGAGAAAATCACTCCCTATATTGAGCCCACAAGACTGCTGATTGATAAGATAGCAGAATTTGTTATTCCTAAAAACTCTTAA
- a CDS encoding LexA family protein, protein MRNFSSIGQWPMEMVCDTPVPYYEVGVSCGLPGEMGELPPEMVLLPSMLTRGRQVFIVDADGDSMTGVGIYSGDALLIESTQRVHCGEVVMVSIDGEELLKVYYVDDTGRHWLLAANPKYQPRELTADMNVRICGRMVCNLSAPHVSVKHCGEVVRQFKAKQKQHQPDMYERLTEAVIQCSHLFWAASAWAVVFGVLRDKYSYDKPVAEFERMAQALKLPATFRFVCGEGSVQRTISNHEYMRKSIDKWEEQGAADRELKLMTVLIKELA, encoded by the coding sequence ATGAGAAATTTTAGTAGCATCGGTCAGTGGCCGATGGAAATGGTGTGCGACACACCCGTGCCTTACTACGAAGTGGGAGTTAGTTGTGGACTGCCTGGCGAAATGGGGGAGCTGCCACCCGAGATGGTGCTGCTGCCCAGCATGCTGACGCGTGGCCGGCAAGTGTTTATCGTGGATGCCGATGGCGACTCGATGACCGGCGTGGGCATTTACAGTGGTGATGCGCTGCTGATAGAGAGTACACAGCGGGTGCACTGCGGCGAAGTGGTGATGGTGAGCATCGACGGCGAGGAGCTGTTGAAGGTGTATTACGTTGACGACACGGGGCGCCACTGGCTGTTGGCCGCCAACCCGAAGTACCAGCCACGCGAACTAACGGCCGACATGAATGTACGCATCTGCGGGCGCATGGTGTGCAACCTGAGTGCGCCGCACGTATCGGTAAAGCACTGTGGCGAAGTGGTACGCCAGTTTAAAGCCAAGCAGAAGCAGCACCAGCCCGACATGTATGAGCGCCTGACCGAAGCCGTTATCCAGTGCAGTCATCTGTTTTGGGCAGCATCGGCCTGGGCAGTGGTTTTCGGTGTACTGCGCGATAAATACAGTTATGACAAGCCAGTTGCCGAGTTTGAGCGTATGGCCCAGGCCTTAAAGCTACCTGCTACGTTTAGGTTTGTATGTGGCGAAGGCAGTGTGCAGCGCACCATCAGTAATCATGAGTACATGCGAAAGAGTATCGACAAGTGGGAGGAGCAAGGTGCTGCCGACCGCGAACTGAAGCTGATGACGGTTTTAATTAAAGAATTGGCTTAG
- a CDS encoding phage regulatory protein/antirepressor Ant, translating to METMIIKTVNENQHMMTSLEIAEVTGKQHCHVMEAIRKMEPAWQKVNQSNFRLIEYTDSRGRLMPCYQLTKTETLYIATKFNDEARARLVLRWEELERERIIFGTDDTAFLKKDTAYIDEESSVSLKESRVNPCLRKLPSLGVQKQILAMADEIVGTGLRMLNEPAEDTLTATQVAKTFNMNTRDFNAVLADMNIQYRAHGRWHLAEHLLGRGYTAERTHIDYSLKGKRKIKVYMTWTMAGLKYLNSQLGYPNL from the coding sequence ATGGAAACAATGATTATTAAAACAGTAAACGAGAACCAACACATGATGACTTCGCTGGAAATAGCTGAAGTAACCGGTAAGCAGCACTGTCACGTAATGGAGGCCATCCGAAAAATGGAACCCGCGTGGCAGAAAGTTAATCAATCAAATTTTCGATTGATTGAATATACCGACAGTCGAGGTCGACTGATGCCCTGCTACCAGCTAACCAAGACCGAGACGCTCTACATCGCCACCAAGTTTAACGACGAGGCCCGCGCCCGACTCGTTCTGCGTTGGGAAGAACTGGAACGCGAGCGGATTATTTTTGGCACGGATGACACGGCCTTTTTAAAAAAGGACACGGCTTATATCGATGAAGAAAGCAGCGTCTCTCTAAAAGAGAGCCGTGTTAATCCGTGCCTAAGAAAACTTCCATCGTTGGGCGTTCAGAAACAGATACTGGCGATGGCGGATGAGATTGTGGGTACGGGACTGCGCATGCTGAACGAGCCTGCCGAGGATACACTCACCGCCACGCAGGTGGCCAAGACGTTTAACATGAACACCCGCGACTTTAATGCCGTGCTGGCCGACATGAACATTCAGTACCGCGCCCACGGCCGATGGCACCTGGCCGAACACCTGCTGGGTAGGGGCTACACCGCCGAACGTACACACATCGACTACTCGCTGAAAGGCAAGCGCAAAATCAAAGTGTACATGACGTGGACCATGGCCGGACTGAAGTACCTTAACTCGCAATTGGGATACCCTAACCTTTAG
- a CDS encoding lysozyme — MQITDTLLQKLMEMEGCRLSAYRDEGGVPTIGYGHTRGVRMGDRISPQQARDWLLQDATEVMRQVRRLHVARTEAQLEALTSFAFNVGIGRLKQSTLLKTIRQGGSKAAIQRQFKRWVYAGGSKLPGLVARRQWEAEHFFAPSYPTDDEIIDRV, encoded by the coding sequence ATGCAGATTACAGACACACTTTTACAGAAATTGATGGAGATGGAGGGATGCCGACTAAGCGCTTATCGCGACGAGGGCGGCGTGCCTACCATCGGCTACGGACACACACGCGGTGTGCGCATGGGCGACCGCATCAGCCCCCAGCAGGCTCGCGACTGGCTGCTACAGGATGCCACCGAGGTGATGCGACAGGTGCGACGCCTGCACGTGGCACGCACCGAGGCGCAACTAGAGGCACTCACATCGTTTGCCTTTAACGTGGGCATCGGACGGCTGAAGCAGTCAACCCTGCTCAAAACCATCCGCCAAGGCGGCAGCAAGGCTGCCATCCAGCGCCAGTTTAAACGATGGGTGTATGCCGGCGGTAGCAAGTTGCCCGGTTTGGTAGCCCGTCGCCAATGGGAGGCCGAACACTTCTTCGCCCCCAGCTACCCAACGGATGACGAAATCATCGACCGGGTGTGA
- a CDS encoding SusC/RagA family TonB-linked outer membrane protein has translation MKQRLTLFFVSLFLFVGTALAQTKVTGTVLSQEDGQPIIGAAVKVVGTSTGMLTDVNGRFTVAMPEGKDQLEVSYLGYQSKTVKAKANMRVFLKTDAQVVDEVVVTGYGSQRKASFTGAASKVDGAVVEKKSDANFVKALEGTITGVQMNNSSSMPGTWGSVYVRGRASLNSGTQPLYVIDGVPVNSDYDTMSSSSNNATDPMASINPTDIESVTVLKDAAATAIYGARAGNGVIVITTKKGAKGRHNVNVDIKQGFTAMANNNMKFANAEQTMSLYADGYVARYGGTKEARIADLTDMYEWDGKTSTDWMDEISRKGYYQDYNINISGQTGETNYYVSAGYLDTKGIIIASDFKRYSGRINVDSKFKMFKFGANLSYAHSIKNGFSQSTSGSFTNATVGAISSMQPFYPVYNEDGTYSNVDSYNPFAVWDKELGDINEDKTTTLSVSPYLQVDFGKGIYFKSTFGANIYGLRQYQYWSAIYNPQGMDYPGLGQQYNSQTTTLTWNNILGWNYTFGQQHNLSLMLGQEMQRKDYWYEYYSGDNFPFASAGMRDLSTVGHWNDSEYYKKEARLASYFGDAHYSFADKYYLSASLRHDGSSVFGSNKRWGTFWSVGGKWRFTGEKFLEGNNTLTNGTFRVSYGTVGNQDIGFYAARGFYVSGSNYHGASGMTPESISNSELTWEVSKKFDIGVDLQFFNRLNVTLDYYNEKTSDALFKVPLSRTTGMTETYQNIGSIRNSGIELSINGTILRNKDLNWTAYANLTWNKNKVIALSTDKPIEGSYTIIEAGRPYRQFYMKEYAGVNPENGKAQWYKNAEGDELTENYTEAAKRYVGSADPKVFGGFGTTVTWKDFDASMTFNYRLGGKVFDSGARFTGFGMSFRTPLEDVALNSWTEDNKNAKYPQYIYGDPYSSTQNSTRFLYSGNFLRLSNVSVGYTLPKSITTKALIEKARIYISCDNLHTWAASDFVGYNPETFESGVIAWQYPAVSTYVAGVQITF, from the coding sequence ATGAAACAAAGACTAACGTTGTTTTTCGTCAGCTTGTTCCTGTTTGTAGGCACAGCGCTGGCACAGACAAAAGTTACTGGTACAGTACTCTCACAGGAAGACGGACAGCCCATCATCGGTGCTGCCGTTAAGGTGGTTGGTACAAGTACAGGTATGTTGACCGACGTGAACGGACGATTCACCGTAGCCATGCCCGAGGGTAAGGATCAGCTCGAAGTGAGCTATCTGGGCTACCAGAGCAAGACCGTTAAGGCCAAGGCCAACATGCGCGTTTTCCTGAAGACCGACGCTCAGGTGGTTGACGAGGTGGTTGTGACCGGTTACGGTTCGCAGCGCAAGGCTTCGTTCACAGGTGCTGCCTCGAAGGTTGACGGCGCAGTAGTAGAGAAGAAGAGCGATGCCAACTTTGTGAAGGCACTCGAGGGAACCATCACAGGTGTACAGATGAACAACTCATCGAGCATGCCTGGTACATGGGGTTCGGTTTATGTTCGTGGTCGCGCCTCGCTGAACTCAGGCACACAGCCACTCTACGTGATCGACGGTGTGCCTGTAAACTCAGACTACGACACCATGAGCAGCAGCTCTAACAACGCCACCGACCCAATGGCATCTATCAACCCAACCGATATCGAGAGCGTAACCGTTCTGAAGGACGCTGCCGCTACCGCTATCTACGGTGCACGTGCCGGTAACGGTGTGATCGTGATCACCACCAAGAAGGGTGCCAAAGGCCGCCACAACGTAAATGTCGACATCAAGCAGGGCTTTACTGCCATGGCTAACAACAACATGAAGTTTGCCAATGCCGAGCAGACCATGAGCCTCTATGCCGACGGTTACGTGGCTCGTTACGGTGGTACCAAGGAAGCCCGTATTGCCGACCTGACCGATATGTACGAGTGGGACGGTAAGACCAGCACCGACTGGATGGACGAGATTTCGCGCAAGGGTTACTACCAGGATTATAACATCAACATCAGTGGCCAGACCGGCGAGACCAACTACTATGTCAGCGCAGGCTACCTGGACACTAAGGGTATTATCATCGCTTCTGACTTTAAGCGCTACTCTGGCCGCATCAACGTCGACAGCAAGTTCAAGATGTTCAAGTTTGGTGCCAACCTGTCGTACGCTCACTCTATCAAGAACGGCTTCTCACAGTCAACTAGTGGTTCGTTCACCAATGCCACTGTAGGCGCCATCAGCTCAATGCAGCCTTTCTACCCCGTTTACAACGAGGACGGAACTTACTCAAACGTTGACTCTTACAACCCATTTGCTGTATGGGACAAGGAGCTCGGCGATATCAACGAGGATAAGACAACAACCCTGAGCGTAAGCCCATACCTGCAGGTTGACTTCGGCAAGGGTATCTACTTCAAGAGCACATTCGGTGCCAACATCTATGGCCTGCGCCAGTATCAGTACTGGAGCGCTATCTACAACCCACAGGGTATGGACTATCCCGGTCTCGGTCAGCAGTACAACTCGCAGACCACCACACTTACATGGAACAACATCCTGGGTTGGAACTACACCTTCGGCCAGCAGCACAACCTCAGCCTGATGCTGGGTCAGGAGATGCAGCGCAAGGATTACTGGTATGAGTACTACAGCGGCGACAACTTCCCATTCGCATCTGCCGGTATGAGAGACCTCTCGACCGTAGGTCACTGGAACGATTCTGAGTACTACAAGAAAGAGGCTCGTCTGGCATCATACTTCGGCGATGCTCACTACTCTTTCGCCGACAAGTATTATCTGTCAGCTTCACTCCGTCACGACGGTTCTTCGGTATTCGGCTCTAACAAGCGCTGGGGTACATTCTGGTCGGTAGGTGGCAAATGGCGCTTCACCGGCGAGAAATTCCTTGAGGGCAACAACACCCTTACCAACGGTACATTCCGCGTATCTTACGGTACTGTAGGTAACCAGGATATCGGTTTCTACGCTGCACGTGGTTTCTATGTATCAGGTAGCAACTACCACGGTGCATCAGGTATGACTCCAGAGTCGATCTCTAACTCTGAGCTCACATGGGAGGTTTCTAAGAAGTTCGACATTGGTGTTGACCTTCAGTTCTTCAACCGTTTGAACGTTACATTGGACTACTATAACGAGAAGACTAGCGACGCCCTGTTCAAGGTTCCCCTGTCAAGAACTACCGGTATGACCGAGACTTATCAGAACATCGGTTCTATCCGCAACAGCGGTATCGAGCTGTCGATCAACGGTACCATCCTTCGCAACAAGGATCTTAACTGGACCGCTTATGCCAACCTGACTTGGAACAAGAACAAGGTTATTGCCCTTTCAACCGACAAGCCTATCGAGGGTTCATACACCATCATCGAGGCTGGTCGCCCCTACCGTCAGTTCTACATGAAGGAGTATGCAGGTGTTAACCCCGAGAACGGTAAGGCACAGTGGTACAAGAATGCCGAGGGCGACGAGCTGACCGAGAACTACACCGAGGCAGCCAAGCGCTACGTAGGTTCGGCCGATCCTAAGGTGTTCGGTGGTTTCGGTACAACAGTAACATGGAAGGACTTCGACGCCAGCATGACCTTCAACTACCGTCTGGGTGGCAAGGTATTCGATTCAGGTGCCCGCTTCACCGGTTTCGGTATGTCGTTCCGCACACCACTCGAGGACGTTGCCCTGAACTCTTGGACCGAGGACAACAAGAATGCCAAGTACCCACAGTACATCTACGGCGATCCATATAGCAGCACTCAGAACTCAACAC